The Argiope bruennichi chromosome 9, qqArgBrue1.1, whole genome shotgun sequence genome contains a region encoding:
- the LOC129984981 gene encoding uncharacterized protein LOC129984981, with the protein MPFGLKNAAATFQREMNKALSPYREFCRAYIDSIAIFSHDIPSHLKHLHLVLDRLEELQFTVNLSKCAFAKSEISYLGHIIGSGKHQADPAKLETISRLPVPETKKQLRSALGLFNYYRDYIANFAEIAFPLTELTKKRSPDVLPWCEMHSVAFEKLKSALLHAPTLHTPNMSKPFCDSL; encoded by the coding sequence ATGCCTTTTGGGCTGAAAAATGCAGCTGCAACTTTTCAAAGGGAAATGAACAAAGCATTGTCGCCATACAGAGAATTTTGCCGTGCTTATATTGATAGCATTGCTATATTCTCCCATGACATTCCCTCTCACTTGAAACATCTTCATTTGGTGCTGGATAGATTGGAAGAGCTGCAATTCACTGTTAATCTTTCAAAGTGTGCTTTcgcgaaatctgaaatttcatacctgGGACATATAATTGGCTCAGGAAAGCATCAAGCTGATCCAGCTAAGTTGGAAACGATCTCTCGTTTGCCCGTACCTGAAACCAAGAAACAACTACGTAGTGCTCTTGGCCTGTTCAACTATTATCGTGATTATATTGCGAATTTCGCCGAGATTGCCTTTCCATTAACGgaactaacaaagaaaagaagcccTGATGTATTACCGTGGTGTGAAATGCATagtgttgcttttgaaaaattaaaatcagcattgttaCACGCTCCTACTCTACACACTCCGAATATGAGCAAACCCTTTTGTGATTCATTGTGA